The following coding sequences lie in one Verrucomicrobiota bacterium genomic window:
- a CDS encoding sigma-70 family RNA polymerase sigma factor produces the protein MSVPELSALKSGDADAWDEAFRWLWPTAFAVAQLKLQPYLPEDIEDVAIEALEELVEKVAQIKEVEELKPLTASIAHNLAVSRLRERFAAKRGAGVTESLEARREAEENDTGPASGDSPLADLEQTELAGLLGELQTQLKPEQRRILNDFFMRGLSYEQIAAKHNVALGSVGVYLKRGLEAMRRQGAQHPKLLKELEAHLR, from the coding sequence ATGAGCGTTCCTGAACTCTCAGCGTTGAAGAGTGGCGACGCCGACGCCTGGGATGAGGCGTTTCGCTGGTTGTGGCCGACTGCGTTCGCCGTCGCTCAATTAAAGCTTCAGCCTTATCTGCCGGAAGACATCGAAGACGTGGCTATCGAAGCTTTGGAGGAATTGGTGGAAAAGGTTGCGCAAATCAAAGAGGTTGAAGAACTCAAGCCATTAACGGCAAGCATCGCACACAACCTGGCCGTCAGCCGATTGCGGGAACGATTCGCGGCCAAGCGAGGCGCGGGAGTCACCGAAAGTCTCGAAGCCCGGCGAGAGGCGGAGGAGAACGATACCGGACCGGCGAGCGGGGATTCTCCATTGGCGGACCTTGAGCAAACGGAGTTGGCGGGTTTATTGGGAGAGTTGCAGACGCAATTGAAGCCAGAACAACGGCGAATCCTAAACGATTTTTTCATGCGGGGCCTGAGCTACGAACAGATCGCCGCCAAACACAACGTGGCCCTGGGTTCTGTGGGCGTGTATCTGAAGCGTGGTTTGGAGGCAATGCGCAGGCAAGGGGCGCAGCATCCGAAATTGTTGAAAGAATTGGAGGCGCATTTGCGATGA